Genomic DNA from Streptomyces sp. GS7:
GGTCCGCAAAACGGAGAAGGCCGCGGCGGAGGAGAAGGCCCGTACGCTGCTCGACCGGGTCGGCGTCGGCGCCCAGGCGGACAAGTACCCCGCACAGCTTTCCGGTGGCCAGCAGCAGCGCGTGGCGATCGCCCGCGCCCTGGCGATGGACCCGAAGGTGATGCTCTTCGACGAGCCGACCTCGGCCCTCGACCCGGAGATGATCAACGAGGTGCTGGAGGTCATGCAGCAGCTCGCCCGGGACGGCATGACGATGGTCGTGGTCACCCACGAGATGGGGTTCGCGCGCTCCGCGGCGAACCGGGTGGTCTTCATGGCGGACGGCAGGATCATCGAAGAGGCCGAGCCGAACCAGTTCTTCACCAACCCGCGCAGCGACCGGGCGAAGGACTTCCTGTCGAAGATCCTCCACCACTGAGCCCGCGG
This window encodes:
- a CDS encoding amino acid ABC transporter ATP-binding protein; protein product: MSEVSVTENAEGPAPAGDPLVVLDNVNKHFGALHVLQDIDLTIRRGEVVVVIGPSGSGKSTLCRTINRLETTDSGSITIDGRPLPQEGRELARLRADVGMVFQSFNLFAHKTVLENVMLGQTKVRKTEKAAAEEKARTLLDRVGVGAQADKYPAQLSGGQQQRVAIARALAMDPKVMLFDEPTSALDPEMINEVLEVMQQLARDGMTMVVVTHEMGFARSAANRVVFMADGRIIEEAEPNQFFTNPRSDRAKDFLSKILHH